Proteins from a single region of Candidatus Micrarchaeum acidiphilum ARMAN-2:
- a CDS encoding RNA polymerase alpha subunit, producing the protein MQAETIEYIKFTSISPEMIKKMSVAKLIVPDTYNEDGYPIDGGLVDQRLGVIDPGLKCKTCGGRAKSCTGHFGHLELIRPVIHPEFAKSIYFMLQSTCESCHRILLGEDQISEAKEAMKSLVVSDSEDEQHEIEKNAVLGGVLKKLKTVKKCPHCGAPKRKLKFERPTFFYLEGNKMKPDEIRDWLSGITDEDLKMFNMDAKAARPEWFVLTALLVPPVNVRPSITLESGERSEDDLTHKLVEIMRINQRLEQDIDAGAPQIIIDDLWELLQYHVTTYFNNETPGVPVARHRSTRPLKTIAQRLKGKEGRLRYNLSGKRVNFSARTVISSDSSLTVNQVGIPIKMAENLTVPVYVTKWNIDAAKKFLENKEYPTVVNVITKDGMRKRVSDLNREELLKEVEPGYVLERQLIDNDIVLFNRQPTLHRLSIMAHRVKVLPGKTLRLHVSIAYPYNADFDGDEMNLHVPQTLEAQAEARYLMQPKYLVLSPRDGQPIIFSEEDEIAGIYLLTKDNAYFSKEESCRMLSNVGIYELPKAERDGSYSGKAIFSMLLPKGINFESKASRGKVVIKNGVLEEGIIDDKIIGKEGAKLIRKLFVDYGPEVTEQFILRVNKLALRVAYLHGLTISVKDYYNSEQVNREKAEIIKDAETKAYELMKSYKDGKLEPLPGYTKKQTLEMLLQAQLSQARNTASKALSKVLDEKNNAYLMASIGARGNILNMVQMSMFLGQQSVRGGRPTRGYSGRVLPYFKKNDKNPEAKGFVTSCFFDGMEPRQMFMHAMGSRDSAMTKSLVTAVSGYMQRRLINAMQDFYVDKDLSVRDASGALIQTLYGGDGVDPTMELAKNE; encoded by the coding sequence TTGCAGGCAGAAACAATAGAATATATAAAATTTACCTCGATAAGTCCCGAAATGATAAAGAAGATGAGCGTGGCCAAGCTCATAGTGCCTGATACCTACAACGAGGACGGCTACCCAATAGACGGAGGGCTCGTGGACCAGAGGCTGGGCGTCATAGACCCAGGTCTGAAATGCAAGACCTGCGGCGGCAGGGCCAAAAGCTGCACAGGCCACTTCGGCCATCTTGAGCTAATAAGGCCTGTCATACACCCGGAATTTGCCAAGAGCATATACTTCATGCTCCAGTCAACATGCGAGAGCTGCCACCGCATACTGCTCGGAGAAGACCAGATAAGCGAGGCAAAAGAAGCCATGAAGAGCCTAGTGGTAAGCGACAGCGAGGACGAGCAGCACGAAATAGAGAAGAACGCAGTCCTTGGCGGCGTGCTGAAAAAGCTCAAGACTGTGAAAAAATGCCCGCACTGCGGAGCTCCAAAAAGAAAGCTCAAGTTCGAAAGGCCGACATTCTTTTATCTTGAGGGCAACAAGATGAAGCCGGACGAAATCCGCGACTGGCTTTCAGGGATAACCGACGAGGACCTCAAAATGTTCAACATGGACGCAAAGGCCGCGAGGCCGGAGTGGTTCGTACTTACCGCGCTGCTGGTGCCCCCGGTAAACGTCAGGCCTTCAATAACGCTGGAATCCGGAGAAAGGAGCGAAGACGACCTGACGCACAAGCTAGTGGAAATAATGAGAATAAACCAAAGGCTAGAGCAGGACATAGACGCAGGCGCTCCGCAGATAATAATCGACGACCTCTGGGAACTTCTGCAGTATCACGTTACCACGTACTTCAACAACGAGACGCCGGGCGTGCCGGTAGCTAGGCACAGGAGCACAAGGCCTCTGAAGACCATAGCGCAGAGGCTCAAGGGCAAGGAGGGCAGGCTCAGGTACAACCTCAGCGGAAAGAGGGTGAACTTCTCGGCAAGGACTGTGATTTCATCGGACTCAAGCCTTACTGTAAACCAGGTCGGCATACCGATAAAGATGGCGGAAAACCTGACAGTGCCGGTATATGTTACGAAGTGGAACATTGACGCCGCAAAGAAATTCCTGGAGAACAAGGAGTATCCCACTGTTGTAAATGTGATAACAAAAGACGGGATGAGGAAGAGGGTGTCGGATCTCAATAGGGAGGAGCTGCTAAAAGAAGTCGAGCCGGGATACGTGCTTGAAAGGCAGCTAATAGACAATGACATAGTGCTGTTCAACAGGCAGCCGACGCTGCACAGGCTTTCGATAATGGCGCACAGGGTAAAAGTGCTTCCAGGCAAGACCCTTCGCCTGCACGTTTCAATAGCGTATCCTTACAACGCCGATTTCGACGGCGATGAAATGAACCTTCACGTGCCGCAAACCTTGGAGGCCCAGGCCGAGGCCAGGTACCTGATGCAGCCAAAGTACCTCGTGCTTTCGCCGAGGGACGGACAACCTATAATATTCTCTGAAGAGGACGAGATTGCCGGGATATACCTGCTTACGAAAGACAATGCCTACTTCTCCAAGGAGGAGTCGTGCAGGATGCTTTCAAATGTAGGGATATACGAGCTGCCGAAGGCAGAAAGAGACGGCTCCTATTCCGGCAAGGCGATATTCTCAATGCTGCTTCCGAAGGGCATAAACTTCGAAAGCAAGGCCAGCAGGGGAAAGGTCGTGATAAAGAACGGCGTTTTGGAGGAAGGAATAATAGACGACAAGATAATAGGAAAGGAGGGCGCCAAGCTCATACGCAAGCTTTTCGTCGACTACGGCCCAGAAGTTACCGAGCAGTTCATACTGAGAGTCAACAAGCTGGCGCTTCGCGTGGCATACCTGCACGGGCTGACCATAAGCGTCAAGGACTACTACAACTCAGAGCAGGTAAACAGGGAGAAGGCTGAGATAATAAAGGACGCCGAAACAAAGGCATACGAGCTCATGAAAAGCTACAAGGACGGCAAGCTAGAGCCGCTTCCCGGTTATACAAAGAAGCAGACGCTGGAAATGCTGCTGCAGGCCCAGCTCAGCCAGGCAAGGAACACCGCGAGCAAGGCGCTTAGCAAGGTTCTCGACGAGAAAAACAACGCGTACCTGATGGCGTCCATAGGCGCAAGGGGAAACATACTCAACATGGTACAAATGAGCATGTTCCTGGGCCAGCAGTCGGTCAGAGGCGGAAGGCCTACGCGCGGATACTCTGGCAGGGTTCTGCCATACTTCAAGAAGAACGACAAGAATCCGGAGGCGAAGGGCTTTGTGACTTCGTGCTTCTTCGACGGAATGGAGCCCAGGCAGATGTTCATGCACGCAATGGGATCAAGGGACTCTGCAATGACGAAATCTCTAGTCACTGCAGTAAGCGGAT